A region of Streptomyces sp. TG1A-60 DNA encodes the following proteins:
- a CDS encoding carbohydrate ABC transporter permease, whose protein sequence is MSPQHKLADADTAAHTVEQHPTRRSGNRTRRGGALSRALGYTALVVVALLYIYPFLIQLATSFKTDADATSNPLSLWPQHFTTAAFSRLAEADYPRWFANSVVVALLVTAGRVFFDSLAGYALARLRFRGRSALFAAIIAVMAVPGVVLLIPKFLVLNQIGMYDSYSGMIVPLLADAAGVFIMKQFFESIPVSVEEAARIDGASTFRTFWSIVLPMAKPALITLTILSFQGSWNELGHFIVSRQSPELNTLTTGVASLVSGQLGSGNQFPLKLAATLLMTIPVALVFFAFQRHFVRGGTAGATKG, encoded by the coding sequence ATGAGCCCACAGCACAAGCTCGCCGACGCGGACACCGCGGCGCACACAGTCGAACAGCACCCAACCCGCCGCTCAGGCAACCGCACGCGCCGTGGCGGTGCCCTCTCCCGAGCGCTCGGCTACACGGCCCTCGTCGTCGTCGCACTGCTCTACATCTATCCCTTCCTCATCCAGCTCGCGACGAGCTTCAAGACCGACGCGGACGCCACCAGCAACCCGCTCTCGCTGTGGCCCCAGCACTTCACGACAGCCGCCTTCAGCCGGCTCGCCGAAGCGGACTACCCGCGCTGGTTCGCCAACTCCGTCGTCGTCGCACTCCTCGTCACCGCCGGCCGCGTCTTCTTCGACTCCCTCGCCGGATACGCACTGGCCCGCCTGCGCTTCCGCGGCCGGAGCGCACTGTTCGCCGCCATCATCGCGGTCATGGCCGTACCCGGCGTCGTCCTGCTCATCCCGAAATTCCTCGTCCTCAACCAGATCGGGATGTACGACTCCTACTCGGGCATGATCGTCCCGCTCCTCGCCGACGCCGCGGGGGTGTTCATCATGAAGCAGTTCTTCGAATCGATCCCCGTCAGCGTCGAGGAAGCAGCCCGCATCGACGGCGCGAGCACCTTCCGAACCTTCTGGTCCATCGTGCTGCCGATGGCCAAGCCGGCCCTCATCACCCTGACCATCCTGTCGTTCCAGGGATCATGGAACGAACTGGGCCACTTCATCGTGTCCCGGCAGAGCCCGGAACTGAACACCCTCACCACCGGGGTCGCCTCACTCGTCTCCGGCCAGCTCGGCTCGGGCAACCAGTTCCCGCTCAAACTCGCGGCGACCCTGCTCATGACCATCCCCGTGGCCCTGGTGTTCTTCGCCTTCCAGCGGCACTTCGTACGCGGCGGCACGGCAGGCGCAACCAAGGGATAG
- a CDS encoding glycogen debranching N-terminal domain-containing protein yields the protein MTSPQRQPLLHDLAVTLAAPTVVLSEPDGNLDAAAPGAGVQGLFHADVRAVSLLRVTLRPLGAPSGEHAGKAPPAVGGEGWLPVVAVMNAADGPGRSRFVGLAQALGDAIPDPTVRVDRRRILNPGLLTEQLTVRSTATAPVHLAVRVEVAGDLVTLEHAKAGLAPRSPLEPAGELSSGTGELRWGDGTVAVAVSAPGATPDAEHSALTWTLTVEPGESVDLHLAVEITEPDAVVTAADLRPTWQRPEVTADDRRLPALVAQSLDDLQSLRMAMAASPGDTFLAAGVPWFFTLFGRDSLWAARMLLPLGTDLALGTLRTLAAQQGTRTDPATEEEPGKILHEVRRGTFDDGMGLRLPPVYYGTVDATPLWICLLHDAWRWGLPANDIEPLLPALQAALGWIDAAAQAGDGFLSYIDHSGTGLSNQGWKDSGDAARFADGSLAEAPLALAEVQGYAYEAALAGAALLDAFGLPDGERWRTFAAHLADRFRARFWVSDQQGPYPAMAIDGSGRPVDAVTSNMGHLLATGILNTDETATVAARLAAPDMSDAYGLRTMSSQSGGYGPLRYHCGTVWPHDTAIAVTGLARSGHPQAAARLIEGILAAAPAFDYRLPELWSGDARTDTPAPVPYPAACRPQAWSAAAAIAIMTALTGLEPDVPAGRLHLRPTGPAPVGALTVTGLTIAGERLDITINTDSRIESVSPPAGLIVQEHPVLRA from the coding sequence ATGACTTCACCCCAGCGGCAGCCGCTCCTGCACGACCTCGCGGTCACCCTCGCCGCCCCGACAGTCGTCCTGTCCGAGCCGGACGGCAACCTCGACGCCGCCGCTCCCGGGGCCGGCGTGCAGGGGCTCTTCCACGCCGACGTACGCGCGGTGAGTCTGCTGCGCGTGACCCTGCGCCCCCTCGGCGCCCCGTCCGGCGAGCACGCCGGGAAGGCGCCTCCGGCAGTCGGCGGCGAGGGCTGGCTGCCGGTCGTTGCGGTCATGAATGCTGCGGACGGACCCGGCCGTAGCCGTTTCGTCGGCCTGGCCCAGGCGCTCGGCGACGCCATTCCTGACCCGACCGTCCGAGTCGACCGGAGGCGCATCCTCAACCCCGGCCTGCTCACCGAACAGCTGACCGTCCGCTCCACCGCGACGGCGCCGGTGCATCTCGCCGTCCGGGTCGAAGTCGCCGGGGACCTCGTGACCCTGGAGCACGCGAAAGCCGGCCTGGCGCCCCGGTCTCCTCTTGAGCCAGCGGGCGAACTCTCTTCCGGCACCGGCGAGTTGCGCTGGGGCGACGGCACGGTCGCCGTCGCCGTCAGCGCCCCGGGCGCGACGCCCGACGCAGAGCACTCCGCGCTGACCTGGACCCTCACGGTCGAGCCCGGCGAGAGCGTGGACCTGCACCTGGCCGTCGAGATCACGGAACCCGACGCGGTCGTCACGGCCGCCGACCTCCGGCCCACCTGGCAGCGCCCGGAGGTCACCGCCGACGACCGCCGCCTGCCCGCCCTCGTCGCGCAGAGCCTGGACGACCTCCAGTCGCTGCGTATGGCCATGGCCGCATCGCCCGGTGACACCTTCCTCGCCGCGGGCGTCCCGTGGTTCTTCACGCTCTTCGGCCGGGACAGCCTGTGGGCCGCGCGGATGCTCCTGCCGCTGGGCACCGACCTCGCACTGGGCACCCTGCGCACCCTGGCCGCCCAGCAGGGCACCCGCACCGATCCGGCGACGGAGGAAGAGCCGGGCAAGATCCTCCACGAGGTGCGGCGCGGGACCTTCGACGACGGCATGGGCCTCCGTCTGCCGCCCGTCTACTACGGCACGGTCGACGCGACACCCCTGTGGATCTGCCTGCTCCACGACGCCTGGCGCTGGGGCCTGCCCGCCAACGACATCGAACCGCTGCTGCCCGCACTCCAGGCCGCGCTCGGCTGGATCGACGCCGCCGCTCAGGCCGGAGACGGTTTCCTCTCCTACATCGACCACAGCGGCACCGGTCTGTCCAACCAGGGCTGGAAGGACTCCGGTGACGCCGCCCGGTTCGCCGACGGCAGCCTCGCCGAAGCTCCCCTGGCTCTCGCCGAAGTACAGGGCTACGCCTACGAGGCGGCCCTCGCCGGAGCGGCACTCCTCGACGCCTTCGGGCTGCCCGACGGCGAACGCTGGCGCACCTTCGCGGCCCACCTCGCCGACCGGTTCCGCGCCCGGTTCTGGGTCTCCGACCAACAAGGGCCCTACCCCGCCATGGCAATCGACGGCTCGGGCCGCCCCGTCGACGCCGTCACCAGCAACATGGGCCACCTCCTGGCCACCGGCATCCTCAACACCGACGAGACCGCCACCGTCGCCGCACGGCTCGCCGCCCCCGACATGTCCGACGCCTACGGACTGCGGACCATGTCATCCCAGTCCGGCGGCTACGGCCCGCTGCGCTACCACTGCGGCACCGTCTGGCCCCACGACACCGCCATCGCCGTCACCGGCCTCGCCCGCAGCGGCCACCCCCAGGCCGCCGCCCGCCTCATCGAGGGCATCCTCGCCGCGGCACCGGCCTTCGACTACCGACTGCCCGAACTGTGGAGCGGCGACGCCCGCACGGACACCCCCGCACCCGTCCCCTACCCGGCCGCCTGCCGCCCACAAGCCTGGTCGGCCGCAGCGGCCATCGCCATCATGACCGCCCTGACCGGCCTGGAGCCCGACGTCCCCGCCGGCCGACTCCACCTCCGGCCGACAGGCCCAGCCCCCGTCGGCGCACTCACCGTCACAGGGCTCACCATCGCCGGAGAACGGCTCGACATCACCATCAACACAGACAGCCGGATCGAATCGGTTTCGCCACCTGCGGGACTGATCGTCCAGGAACACCCGGTGTTGCGGGCCTGA
- a CDS encoding membrane dipeptidase, with amino-acid sequence MRTVSNESSGPSRPSLLWDQHCCLPLERRADIGELARYRRPGGSFVSVNVGYAPHSADDVTGLIASWRKRIATDPRLWLAVNLDDIEAAGHAGDVAVAFDLEDSGPLNGQLDRVRHFYDLGVRTMLPSYNNRNAAGGGCLDEVDEGLTTYGRALIREMNAVGMVADGSHCGARTGMDMCEVSEQPVIYSHSCMRSVWDHPRNITDEQAKECAATGGVIGITGVGIFLGPNDATTDALMRHIDYAVDLVGPEHVGVSTDYPFDHEDFNAMLEQSPELFPDCYTRWGPINFMPPEDLMTVEDTLLARGYPNNAVAAILGGNFRRVAALVWQ; translated from the coding sequence ATGCGTACTGTGTCGAATGAATCTTCAGGACCGAGCCGCCCGTCCTTGCTGTGGGATCAGCACTGCTGCCTGCCCTTGGAGAGGCGCGCAGATATCGGCGAACTGGCGCGCTACCGCAGGCCCGGGGGCAGCTTCGTTTCGGTGAACGTGGGCTATGCCCCCCACAGCGCCGATGACGTCACCGGTCTGATCGCAAGCTGGCGAAAGCGGATCGCCACGGATCCCCGTTTGTGGCTGGCAGTGAACCTCGACGACATCGAGGCCGCTGGGCACGCGGGGGACGTCGCGGTGGCCTTTGACCTGGAGGATTCCGGCCCGCTCAACGGGCAGTTGGACCGAGTGCGCCACTTCTACGATCTCGGTGTCCGTACGATGCTGCCGAGCTACAACAACCGCAACGCCGCCGGCGGCGGTTGCCTGGACGAGGTCGACGAGGGGCTCACCACCTACGGCCGGGCGCTGATACGGGAGATGAACGCCGTCGGCATGGTGGCAGATGGATCCCACTGTGGGGCCCGTACCGGGATGGACATGTGCGAGGTCTCCGAGCAGCCGGTGATCTACAGCCACTCCTGCATGCGCTCGGTGTGGGACCACCCCCGCAACATCACCGACGAACAGGCCAAGGAATGCGCCGCAACGGGCGGGGTCATCGGCATCACCGGTGTCGGGATCTTCCTCGGCCCCAACGACGCCACCACCGACGCTCTCATGCGGCACATCGACTACGCCGTCGACCTCGTCGGTCCGGAACACGTCGGAGTGTCGACCGACTACCCGTTCGACCACGAGGACTTCAACGCGATGCTCGAACAGAGCCCGGAGCTGTTCCCCGACTGCTACACCCGCTGGGGGCCGATCAACTTCATGCCCCCGGAAGACCTGATGACCGTCGAAGACACGCTTCTCGCCCGGGGATACCCCAACAACGCCGTCGCCGCGATTCTGGGAGGCAACTTCCGCCGCGTCGCCGCGCTGGTATGGCAGTAG
- a CDS encoding sugar ABC transporter permease, with protein sequence MSEPNPGPAQGPGSGPAPARTTAAAKASGGRGRRERSPRGGIRGRESLAGWLFVSPVIVVLGLFLVVPILMALWVSLSDWNGQGSPFSSGVHFAGADNYEQIVTKPGLAQSDFMTSLRNNAYYVLFVVPLQTALALGLALLVNGRRLKGKGFFRTAYYFPAVTSSVAISVVFLFIFSSSGVVNSLLAKIGVDGPAWFADPRGIIHLALGALGMNTDAPPAALADTTVGGLSLWDWISGPSVAMTAIIALVVWTTAGTFMLMFLAALQDIPLEVEEAAEIDGTGRWQRFRHVTLPMLKPTLFLVLTLGLIGTWQVFDQIYVMSKGAPAKTTLTPAFLSYQSSFTDNEWGQGSAIAFILFAIIVAMTLLQRFILRDKDEARAKAATRRAAKAARSGSGPTTGAA encoded by the coding sequence ATGAGTGAACCGAATCCCGGGCCCGCACAGGGCCCGGGCAGCGGCCCGGCACCGGCCCGGACGACAGCCGCTGCCAAGGCCAGTGGAGGCCGAGGCCGCCGTGAGCGATCCCCCCGCGGCGGTATCCGGGGCCGGGAGAGCCTCGCCGGCTGGCTGTTCGTCTCACCGGTGATCGTCGTGCTCGGGCTCTTCCTGGTCGTACCCATTCTCATGGCGCTCTGGGTGAGCCTGTCCGACTGGAACGGCCAGGGCAGCCCCTTCTCGTCAGGCGTGCACTTCGCCGGTGCGGACAACTACGAGCAGATCGTCACCAAACCCGGCCTGGCGCAGAGCGACTTCATGACGAGTCTGCGCAACAACGCCTACTACGTGCTCTTCGTCGTCCCGCTGCAGACCGCGCTCGCGCTGGGCCTGGCGCTCCTGGTCAACGGGCGACGGCTGAAAGGCAAGGGATTCTTCCGCACCGCGTACTACTTCCCGGCGGTGACGAGCTCGGTCGCGATCTCGGTCGTCTTCCTGTTCATCTTCTCCTCCAGCGGCGTCGTCAACTCCCTGCTGGCGAAGATCGGAGTCGACGGACCGGCCTGGTTCGCCGATCCCCGCGGCATCATCCACCTCGCCCTCGGCGCCCTCGGCATGAACACCGACGCGCCACCGGCCGCACTCGCCGACACCACCGTCGGCGGCCTGTCCCTGTGGGACTGGATATCCGGCCCCAGCGTCGCTATGACCGCGATCATCGCCCTGGTCGTGTGGACGACGGCGGGCACGTTCATGCTCATGTTCCTCGCCGCGCTGCAGGACATCCCCCTCGAAGTCGAGGAAGCGGCCGAGATCGACGGCACCGGACGCTGGCAGCGGTTCCGCCACGTCACGCTGCCCATGCTCAAACCGACCCTCTTCCTCGTCCTGACCCTCGGACTCATCGGCACCTGGCAGGTCTTCGACCAGATCTACGTCATGTCCAAGGGCGCACCGGCAAAGACGACACTGACCCCTGCGTTCCTCTCGTACCAGTCCTCGTTCACCGACAACGAGTGGGGACAGGGCAGCGCCATCGCCTTCATCCTCTTCGCGATCATCGTCGCGATGACGCTGCTGCAGCGGTTCATCCTGCGAGACAAGGACGAGGCCCGCGCCAAGGCCGCCACCCGGCGCGCGGCGAAAGCAGCACGCTCCGGATCCGGCCCGACCACGGGGGCGGCCTGA
- a CDS encoding LacI family DNA-binding transcriptional regulator — MARHASVSMQTVSNVINAPHRVRPETLARVQAAIKELNYRPNQASRTLRTRRSHLIGARIEPPRDGVNGAVLAHFLQSLTARTQEAGYRIVVFTATDDDHECSLYEQLLDDHDLDAFVLHATHADDRRTEWLTKRRVPFVTFGRPWGAEPEAPERHGWVDVDGAQGTLAATRHLIESGHQRIAFLGWPEGLEVGDDRRSGWSALMAVSGLDTPDGYDMGVPDGLDTGRKAAAAMLDLPTPPTAIVCASDSLALGAWTEITTRGLRPGTDVAVVGFDDSPTAGVVGLSSVAQPYDEAAAACLRMLQELLATPKPPAVPPTPVLLPPQLVVRASG, encoded by the coding sequence GTGGCGCGGCATGCCTCCGTGTCGATGCAGACGGTGTCCAACGTCATCAACGCGCCGCACCGGGTGCGGCCGGAGACCCTGGCCCGCGTGCAGGCCGCCATCAAGGAGCTCAACTACCGTCCGAACCAGGCTTCCCGGACGCTGCGGACCCGGCGTTCCCATCTGATCGGCGCGCGTATCGAGCCGCCGCGTGACGGAGTCAACGGCGCCGTCCTCGCCCACTTCCTGCAGTCGCTGACCGCCCGTACCCAGGAGGCCGGCTACCGGATCGTGGTGTTCACGGCCACCGACGACGACCACGAGTGCTCCCTGTACGAACAGCTCCTCGACGATCACGATCTCGACGCCTTCGTCCTGCACGCCACACACGCCGACGACCGCCGGACGGAATGGCTCACCAAGCGCCGGGTACCGTTCGTGACCTTCGGCCGGCCCTGGGGAGCTGAACCCGAGGCCCCCGAGAGACATGGCTGGGTCGATGTCGACGGCGCGCAAGGGACCCTTGCCGCGACCCGGCACCTCATCGAGTCCGGCCACCAGCGGATCGCCTTCCTCGGCTGGCCGGAAGGTTTAGAGGTAGGCGACGACCGGCGCAGCGGCTGGTCCGCCCTGATGGCCGTGTCCGGGCTCGACACCCCGGACGGCTACGACATGGGCGTCCCCGACGGGCTCGATACCGGCCGTAAGGCCGCCGCGGCGATGCTCGATCTGCCCACTCCGCCGACCGCGATCGTCTGCGCGAGCGACTCCCTGGCCCTCGGGGCCTGGACCGAGATCACCACGCGTGGACTGCGCCCCGGCACCGATGTCGCAGTGGTCGGCTTCGACGACTCCCCGACCGCAGGGGTCGTCGGCCTGAGCAGCGTGGCGCAGCCGTACGACGAGGCCGCCGCCGCCTGCCTGCGGATGCTCCAGGAACTGCTGGCGACTCCCAAGCCGCCGGCCGTCCCGCCCACCCCCGTCCTGCTGCCGCCCCAGCTCGTCGTCCGGGCGAGCGGCTGA
- a CDS encoding alpha-amylase family glycosyl hydrolase has product MTNPTPTHDAAADSWWRSAAIYQVYIRSFADGDGDGTGDIAGLRSRLQYLAYLGVDAIWINPWYPSPLADGGYDVSDYRDIHPTYGTLDEARKLIAEAHELGLRVILDIVPNHTSDQHTWFQKALAAAPGSPERDRFVFRDGRGGDGSEPPNDWHAAFGGPTWTRTPDGQWYLHLFAPEQPDLNWDNGEVRAEFESILRFWFDLGVDGFRIDVAHGMVKDPDLPDLGLTEFSVIAGEGQENHPHWDRDGVHDIFRSWRAIADSYPEPRVFVAEAHVRPGRLPDYLRPDELHTAFNFDFLKCAWEADKLRDVIDRTITDLASVGAPATWVLSNHDETRNVTRYGRAHTGVTTPMRDQGHPTDLALGTRRARAAALLMLALPGGAYIYQGEELGLYEVENLPESALQDPTWERSGHTIRGRDGCRVPLPWTGDTPPFGFSTFVSAAPWLPQPDDWKSYTAEANQADRTSMLQLYRSALRLRRTNPGLRTEEFRWLDSPPGTLLFERGNGLLCAVNLTDQPIPLPDATSPLLASGPLDKDGLLPPDTTVLLHRD; this is encoded by the coding sequence ATGACCAACCCGACCCCCACGCACGACGCCGCGGCTGACTCCTGGTGGCGCTCCGCGGCCATCTACCAGGTCTACATACGCAGCTTCGCCGACGGCGACGGCGACGGAACCGGCGACATCGCCGGCCTCCGCTCCCGCCTTCAGTACCTGGCCTACCTCGGTGTCGACGCGATCTGGATCAACCCCTGGTACCCGTCCCCGCTGGCCGACGGCGGCTACGACGTCTCCGACTACCGGGACATCCACCCCACCTACGGCACCCTCGACGAGGCCCGGAAGCTGATCGCCGAGGCACACGAACTGGGCCTGCGGGTGATCCTGGACATCGTCCCCAACCACACCTCCGACCAACACACCTGGTTCCAGAAGGCGTTGGCGGCAGCGCCCGGCTCCCCGGAACGAGACCGGTTCGTCTTCCGTGACGGGCGAGGGGGAGACGGCAGCGAGCCCCCGAACGACTGGCACGCGGCCTTCGGCGGCCCCACCTGGACCCGCACCCCCGACGGCCAGTGGTACCTCCACCTCTTCGCCCCCGAACAGCCCGACCTCAACTGGGACAACGGCGAGGTCCGAGCCGAGTTCGAGTCGATCCTGCGCTTCTGGTTCGACCTGGGCGTCGACGGCTTCCGCATCGACGTCGCCCACGGCATGGTCAAGGACCCGGACCTCCCGGACCTGGGCCTGACGGAGTTCTCCGTCATCGCCGGCGAGGGCCAGGAGAACCATCCGCACTGGGACCGCGACGGCGTCCACGACATCTTCCGCAGCTGGCGCGCCATCGCCGACAGCTACCCCGAACCCCGCGTCTTCGTCGCCGAGGCCCACGTCCGCCCCGGCCGCCTGCCCGACTACCTCCGCCCCGACGAACTCCACACCGCCTTCAACTTCGACTTCCTCAAGTGCGCCTGGGAAGCAGACAAGCTGCGTGACGTGATCGACCGCACGATCACCGACCTGGCGAGCGTCGGCGCCCCCGCCACCTGGGTCCTCTCCAACCACGACGAGACCCGCAACGTCACCCGCTACGGCCGCGCCCACACCGGCGTCACGACCCCGATGCGCGACCAGGGCCACCCCACCGACCTCGCCCTCGGCACCCGCCGAGCCCGAGCGGCGGCCCTGCTGATGCTGGCCCTGCCCGGAGGCGCTTACATCTACCAGGGCGAGGAACTCGGCCTGTACGAGGTCGAAAACCTCCCCGAGTCGGCACTTCAGGACCCCACCTGGGAACGCTCCGGCCACACGATCCGAGGCCGCGACGGCTGCCGCGTCCCCCTCCCCTGGACCGGCGACACCCCGCCCTTCGGCTTCAGCACGTTCGTGTCCGCCGCCCCCTGGCTCCCCCAGCCCGACGACTGGAAGTCCTACACCGCCGAAGCCAACCAGGCCGACCGCACCTCCATGCTCCAGCTCTACCGCTCCGCCCTGCGCCTGCGCCGCACCAACCCGGGCCTGCGCACTGAGGAGTTCCGCTGGCTGGACAGCCCGCCAGGCACGCTCCTCTTCGAACGCGGCAACGGCCTGCTGTGCGCGGTCAACCTCACCGACCAGCCGATCCCGCTCCCCGACGCCACGAGCCCTCTCCTCGCCTCAGGACCGCTGGACAAGGACGGGCTGCTGCCCCCCGACACCACGGTCCTGCTGCACCGGGACTGA
- a CDS encoding questin oxidase family protein — translation MDTTGTLDEALQRLHDYGPERDGWLSNHGPMAVEALVRNGHATTVHRWLDYYRDKLEDLPRATDPITEKGWQDALGDPRRIGDWTAHFVRQTADRPWREVLVEWWPRLLPGIAAGATHPVIRVGHAVRTLLDDDHGNDAGAGSSADPRTAELAHGLAYWAARSLSTPGGAAPGGTVGPGKALDGIPLIADQDGGFRDGLAQLAGTPGWTAATAALRPAVTPEESRDVLAELVRAAAYRYATHGHLSPIMLVHAATAPNAVLRTLPALPPVLWAPSLNAAWTASAAVTALYSAATPVPASELTKVPTGSVADAAQEVFARAAEHGDEHVVKFADTALDVAATTGSTGALVAAARACELIGPIP, via the coding sequence ATGGACACCACCGGGACCCTCGACGAAGCTCTCCAGCGACTGCACGACTACGGCCCTGAACGCGACGGCTGGTTGTCCAACCACGGTCCGATGGCGGTGGAGGCGTTGGTCCGCAACGGTCACGCGACCACCGTGCACCGCTGGCTGGACTACTACCGCGACAAGCTGGAGGACCTGCCCCGTGCCACCGATCCGATCACCGAGAAGGGATGGCAGGACGCGTTGGGCGATCCCCGCCGGATCGGCGACTGGACGGCGCACTTCGTTCGCCAGACCGCCGACCGGCCGTGGCGCGAGGTGCTGGTGGAGTGGTGGCCACGCCTGCTGCCGGGCATCGCCGCCGGTGCCACCCACCCGGTGATCCGTGTCGGCCATGCCGTCCGCACCCTCCTGGACGACGACCACGGCAACGACGCGGGTGCCGGGTCGAGCGCCGACCCGCGTACCGCAGAACTGGCCCATGGTCTCGCCTACTGGGCGGCCCGCAGCCTGTCGACGCCCGGCGGCGCTGCGCCGGGCGGCACCGTCGGCCCGGGTAAGGCGCTGGACGGCATCCCGTTGATCGCGGACCAGGACGGGGGCTTCCGTGACGGCCTCGCGCAGCTGGCCGGAACGCCCGGCTGGACGGCGGCGACCGCCGCGCTCCGCCCGGCAGTGACGCCAGAGGAGTCCCGCGACGTGCTGGCCGAGCTCGTCCGGGCAGCCGCGTACCGCTACGCCACGCACGGCCACCTCAGTCCCATCATGCTGGTGCACGCCGCCACCGCGCCCAACGCCGTGCTGCGCACCCTGCCCGCGCTGCCGCCCGTCCTGTGGGCACCGAGTCTGAACGCCGCCTGGACGGCGAGCGCCGCGGTGACCGCGCTGTACTCAGCAGCGACCCCGGTGCCGGCGTCCGAACTAACGAAGGTCCCTACCGGATCGGTGGCGGACGCCGCACAGGAAGTCTTCGCACGCGCGGCTGAGCACGGCGACGAGCATGTGGTGAAGTTCGCCGACACCGCGCTGGACGTAGCGGCCACCACTGGTAGCACCGGCGCGCTGGTGGCCGCAGCACGGGCCTGCGAACTGATTGGCCCGATTCCGTAG
- a CDS encoding extracellular solute-binding protein, with protein sequence MRNPRTRWAVGSIALLSLSLSACGGSGFDDSGTDGQESAGPASIKVLIASSGDAETKAVTDAANAWGAKSGNKATVTQAQDIGQQLGQGFASNNPPDVFYVDAGRFATYASAGSLEPYGDSLPGKDDFYPALRQAFTYDGKLYCAPKDFSTLGLQINTTAWSKAGLTDADIPTTWEELASVAKKLTTGKQVGLALGDTRDRIGAFMVQAGGWVTNKDATKVTADSPENLKALKFVQSLLADGSAKYPKQLDSGWSGEAFGKQKAAMTIEGNWIAGAMKNDYPDVKYKTVPLPAGPTGKKGTLAFTQCWGIAAKSKHKAAALDFVKAMTAKDNQLTFAQAIGVMPSLQSAEADYIAKSPQDKAFIDGAAYAQAPVNVPKIDQVLADFDTGLQGLPKADPKDILARLQKNAQAVVGQ encoded by the coding sequence ATGAGAAATCCTCGTACTCGTTGGGCTGTTGGCAGTATCGCGCTGCTGTCGCTCAGCCTGTCGGCCTGCGGTGGCAGCGGGTTCGACGACAGCGGCACGGACGGCCAGGAGTCGGCCGGTCCGGCCTCGATCAAGGTCCTCATCGCCTCCAGCGGCGACGCCGAGACGAAGGCCGTCACGGACGCGGCCAACGCATGGGGGGCGAAGTCCGGCAACAAGGCGACCGTCACCCAGGCACAGGACATCGGCCAGCAGCTCGGCCAGGGCTTCGCCTCGAACAATCCGCCGGACGTCTTCTACGTCGACGCCGGCCGCTTCGCGACGTACGCGAGCGCGGGCAGCCTCGAACCGTACGGCGACAGTCTCCCGGGGAAGGACGACTTCTACCCCGCGCTGCGCCAAGCCTTCACCTACGACGGCAAGCTCTACTGCGCCCCCAAGGACTTCTCCACGCTCGGCCTGCAGATCAACACCACGGCCTGGTCGAAGGCCGGCCTGACCGACGCCGACATCCCCACCACCTGGGAGGAACTGGCGTCCGTGGCGAAGAAGCTGACCACGGGCAAGCAGGTCGGCCTCGCCCTCGGTGACACACGTGACCGGATCGGTGCCTTCATGGTCCAGGCCGGCGGCTGGGTGACGAACAAGGACGCCACCAAGGTCACCGCGGACTCGCCGGAGAACCTCAAGGCCCTGAAGTTCGTCCAGTCGCTGCTCGCCGACGGATCGGCCAAGTACCCCAAGCAGCTCGACTCCGGCTGGTCGGGCGAAGCGTTCGGCAAGCAGAAGGCCGCCATGACGATCGAGGGCAACTGGATCGCCGGCGCCATGAAGAACGACTACCCGGACGTCAAGTACAAGACGGTCCCGCTGCCGGCCGGCCCTACGGGCAAAAAGGGCACGCTCGCCTTCACCCAGTGCTGGGGCATCGCTGCGAAGAGCAAGCACAAGGCCGCGGCCCTCGACTTCGTCAAGGCGATGACCGCGAAGGACAACCAGCTGACCTTCGCCCAGGCGATCGGCGTGATGCCGTCCCTGCAGTCCGCTGAGGCCGACTACATCGCCAAGTCCCCGCAGGACAAGGCGTTCATCGACGGCGCCGCGTACGCCCAGGCCCCGGTGAACGTCCCGAAGATCGACCAGGTACTCGCCGACTTCGACACCGGCCTCCAGGGGCTGCCCAAGGCCGACCCGAAGGACATCCTCGCGCGGCTCCAGAAGAACGCGCAGGCGGTCGTAGGCCAGTGA